From one Mytilus edulis chromosome 1, xbMytEdul2.2, whole genome shotgun sequence genomic stretch:
- the LOC139513838 gene encoding ETS domain-containing protein Elk-3-like isoform X1, with the protein MEDGQKGPMTFDDIAQEHFTHRFTLNNAQTKAMDSNSITLWQFLLELLISNQHSRIIQWTNNEGEFKLINAEEVAKLWGLRKNKHNMNYDKLSRALRYYYDKNIIKKVMGQKFVYKFVSFPEIVKTENKVPFKVKMETLAQEYGQKVYPHFASYNPMELKSSANHALQPNHTQNLSWIKQEEPDTTTPSPIPHTVMEVGNTSISETRVPSCSPSPSPVNLSTSKSDSVTHKMNGGSKLSLVVNSSKPKPVPLSFSEINSMTSSIFSSSLSALIPASPKFVSPLVQPSPMIGPRTPFLHFWSSLSPITTMSPRVCSASAFQFPTFPVTTMTLSPMAAPSNFSNVESLATPALTSPTRTMSCVL; encoded by the exons ATGGAAG ATGGACAAAAGGGTCCAATGACATTCGACGACATAGCTCAGGAGCATTTCACTCATCGATTTACCCTCAACAATGCTCAAACAAAAG cTATGGATTCAAATAGTATAACATTATGGCAGTTTCTTTTGGAATTGTTAATCAGTAATCAACATAGTCGGATTATTCAGTGGACAAATAATGAAGGTGAATTTAAGCTTATAAATGCAGAAGAAGTTGCTAAACTATGGGGATTGCGGAAGAATAAACATAACATGAATTATGACAAACTTAGTCGAGCACTAAGGTAttattatgacaaaaatataattaaaaaagtaaTGGGACAAAAATTTGTGTACAAATTTGTTTCATTTCCAGAAATAGTGAAGACAGAAAACAAAGTGCCATTTAAAGTGAAGATGGAAACATTGGCACAAGAATATGGACAAAAAGTATATCCACATTTTGCTTCGTATAACCCCATGGAATTAAAATCTTCGGCAAATCATGCATTACAACCGAATCATACTCAAAACTTGTCATGGATTAAACAGGAAGAGCCCGATACAACAACTCCTAGTCCCATACCTCATACTGTAATGGAGGTAGGAAACACAAGTATATCAGAGACAAGGGTTCCATCTTGTTCACCATCGCCATCACCTGTCAATTTATCAACATCGAAAAGTGATTCtgtgacacataaaatgaatggAGGAAGTAAACTGTCATTAGTTGTTAATTCTTCTAAACCGAAACCGGTGCCCTTGTCCTTCAGTGAAATTAACAGTATGACATCATCAATATTTTCATCATCTTTAAGTGCTCTTATACCTGCAAGTCCAAAATTCGTTTCGCCATTAGTGCAGCCTAGTCCAATGATTGGACCAAGAACTCCATTTTTACATTTCTGGAGTTCCCTTAGTCCAATAACGACAATGAGCCCAAGGGTTTGCTCTGCATCTGCTTTCCAGTTTCCAACGTTCCCGGTGACTACAATGACATTATCTCCAATGGCAGCACCATCtaatttttcaaatgtagaatCGTTAGCCACGCCAGCTTTGACTTCGCCTACAAGGACTATGTCTTGTGTACTATGA
- the LOC139513838 gene encoding ETS domain-containing protein Elk-3-like isoform X2 has protein sequence MEAMDSNSITLWQFLLELLISNQHSRIIQWTNNEGEFKLINAEEVAKLWGLRKNKHNMNYDKLSRALRYYYDKNIIKKVMGQKFVYKFVSFPEIVKTENKVPFKVKMETLAQEYGQKVYPHFASYNPMELKSSANHALQPNHTQNLSWIKQEEPDTTTPSPIPHTVMEVGNTSISETRVPSCSPSPSPVNLSTSKSDSVTHKMNGGSKLSLVVNSSKPKPVPLSFSEINSMTSSIFSSSLSALIPASPKFVSPLVQPSPMIGPRTPFLHFWSSLSPITTMSPRVCSASAFQFPTFPVTTMTLSPMAAPSNFSNVESLATPALTSPTRTMSCVL, from the exons ATGGAAG cTATGGATTCAAATAGTATAACATTATGGCAGTTTCTTTTGGAATTGTTAATCAGTAATCAACATAGTCGGATTATTCAGTGGACAAATAATGAAGGTGAATTTAAGCTTATAAATGCAGAAGAAGTTGCTAAACTATGGGGATTGCGGAAGAATAAACATAACATGAATTATGACAAACTTAGTCGAGCACTAAGGTAttattatgacaaaaatataattaaaaaagtaaTGGGACAAAAATTTGTGTACAAATTTGTTTCATTTCCAGAAATAGTGAAGACAGAAAACAAAGTGCCATTTAAAGTGAAGATGGAAACATTGGCACAAGAATATGGACAAAAAGTATATCCACATTTTGCTTCGTATAACCCCATGGAATTAAAATCTTCGGCAAATCATGCATTACAACCGAATCATACTCAAAACTTGTCATGGATTAAACAGGAAGAGCCCGATACAACAACTCCTAGTCCCATACCTCATACTGTAATGGAGGTAGGAAACACAAGTATATCAGAGACAAGGGTTCCATCTTGTTCACCATCGCCATCACCTGTCAATTTATCAACATCGAAAAGTGATTCtgtgacacataaaatgaatggAGGAAGTAAACTGTCATTAGTTGTTAATTCTTCTAAACCGAAACCGGTGCCCTTGTCCTTCAGTGAAATTAACAGTATGACATCATCAATATTTTCATCATCTTTAAGTGCTCTTATACCTGCAAGTCCAAAATTCGTTTCGCCATTAGTGCAGCCTAGTCCAATGATTGGACCAAGAACTCCATTTTTACATTTCTGGAGTTCCCTTAGTCCAATAACGACAATGAGCCCAAGGGTTTGCTCTGCATCTGCTTTCCAGTTTCCAACGTTCCCGGTGACTACAATGACATTATCTCCAATGGCAGCACCATCtaatttttcaaatgtagaatCGTTAGCCACGCCAGCTTTGACTTCGCCTACAAGGACTATGTCTTGTGTACTATGA